One genomic segment of Drosophila melanogaster chromosome 3L includes these proteins:
- the S-Lap4 gene encoding Sperm-Leucylaminopeptidase 4 — MNKLRNVLKSVVQRRLPVSHLIQIRTACGGESKSSKGLVVGVYQKENDNDPKLTPAGEKVNDRLHGKLQEMICQSKITGHLGRGKIFNNIDPEFRSMAVVGVGLEGIGFNELEMLDEGMENVRVAAGIGARSLQEIGVSEVFVDGMDYAEQAAEGAVLAVWRYCDMNSKRKPPHIPKLELYESPDYEGWTRGVFKAEAQNLARRMCDTPACCMTPTLFAQATVDALCPCGITVEIRTMEWIEQQRLHSFLMIAKGSCEPPVLMEITYCGTNPEDKPILFLGKGITFNSGAMNLRKCRGMEEYRACMSGAASCVAMMRCVAALALPINVCCIIPLCENMPSGMACKPGDVVTLMNHKSMAVRNLDKAGVVVMADPLLYGQSTYKPRLVVDVATLGSGVKKAFGGGATGIFSNSHYIWKQFQSAGALTGDRVWRLPLWNYYRKQITDEMGYDLSNDGRGLANSCLAAAVLHELVPCVDWAHLDTRGTGLLTKYGLVPYLTAKYMTGRPTRTLAQFLYQMACPANQK, encoded by the coding sequence ATGAACAAACTACGTAATGTTCTGAAGTCAGTAGTCCAGCGTCGTCTGCCCGTTTCCCATTTGATCCAAATACGTACCGCCTGCGGTGGTGAATCCAAGTCCTCCAAGGGTCTTGTGGTCGGTGTTTATCAGAAGGAGAACGATAATGACCCAAAGCTAACGCCAGCTGGCGAAAAGGTCAATGATCGGCTGCATGGCAAGTTGCAGGAGATGATTTGCCAGAGCAAAATCACTGGCCACTTGGGCAGGGGCAAGATATTCAACAACATAGATCCAGAGTTTCGCAGTATGGCAGTGGTTGGTGTCGGCCTCGAGGGCATCGGCTTCAACGAACTGGAAATGCTCGATGAGGGCATGGAGAATGTACGTGTGGCGGCTGGAATTGGAGCCCGATCCTTGCAAGAGATTGGCGTTTCGGAAGTCTTTGTAGATGGCATGGACTATGCCGAACAGGCGGCCGAGGGCGCCGTTCTGGCCGTTTGGCGATATTGTGACATGAACTCCAAGAGGAAGCCACCACACATCCCCAAACTGGAGCTGTACGAATCTCCGGACTATGAAGGTTGGACCCGGGGTGTCTTCAAGGCGGAGGCTCAGAATTTAGCTCGCAGGATGTGTGATACACCTGCCTGTTGCATGACACCAACGCTTTTTGCCCAGGCCACGGTAGATGCGCTGTGCCCCTGTGGCATTACCGTCGAAATCCGCACCATGGAGTGGATTGAACAGCAGCGTCTTCATTCGTTCCTCATGATTGCCAAGGGCAGCTGTGAGCCACCGGTTCTGATGGAGATCACCTATTGCGGCACCAATCCCGAGGACAAACCCATTTTGTTCCTGGGCAAGGGCATTACCTTCAACTCGGGCGCCATGAATCTGAGGAAATGCAGGGGAATGGAGGAGTACAGGGCTTGCATGTCGGGAGCTGCATCCTGTGTGGCCATGATGCGTTGCGTTGCGGCACTGGCCCTGCCCATCAATGTCTGCTGCATCATCCCGCTGTGCGAGAACATGCCATCGGGAATGGCCTGTAAGCCAGGCGATGTGGTCACCCTAATGAATCACAAATCGATGGCTGTACGAAATCTGGACAAGGCCGGAGTCGTCGTAATGGCAGATCCCTTGCTCTACGGACAGAGCACATACAAGCCTCGCTTGGTAGTCGATGTGGCCACCTTGGGTTCAGGTGTGAAGAAGGCTTTCGGCGGCGGAGCCACCGGTATATTCTCCAATTCCCATTACATCTGGAAGCAGTTCCAGTCCGCAGGAGCTTTGACTGGCGATCGAGTTTGGCGTTTGCCATTGTGGAATTATTATAGGAAACAAATCACCGATGAAATGGGATATGATTTAAGCAATGATGGTCGAGGACTGGCGAATTCCTGTTTGGCGGCAGCGGTACTCCACGAATTGGTACCCTGTGTGGATTGGGCTCATCTGGACACCCGGGGCACTGGACTGCTAACCAAGTATGGACTGGTACCCTATCTCACCGCAAAGTACATGACAGGCAGGCCAACTCGCACTCTGGCGCAGTTTCTCTACCAAATGGCCTGTCCCGCCAACCAAAAGTGA
- the S-Lap3 gene encoding Sperm-Leucylaminopeptidase 3, isoform B, whose protein sequence is MRGQLLLKGPALARSLSRCRVSAVPQIGSVRHVTAGCAAGDTVKGGKGIVLGLYEKESGKGPRLTPAGEKFDDRVQGKLSELVCETKLTGRLGRGKVFNNVDSEFRSICVVGVGLEGIAFNELEMLDEGMENVRIAAGIGARSLQSIGCSEVHVDNMDYAEQAAEGAALAIWRYEENLAKKYRSTIPKLELHGSPDVESWTRGLFKAEAQNLARRLCDAPANCMTPTIVAQAAVDSLCPCGITVEVRTMEWIEQQHLNSFLMIAKGSCEPPVLLEVAYCGTAPEDKPILLVGQGITFNSGGINLRPCKGMDEFRGDLTGAACILAAMRAAAALSLPINITAVIPLCENLPSGMSCKPGDVVTLLNSKSLAVRNISRTGVVVISDPMLYGQITYKPRLVVDVGSMCKGVKKAVGGGATGIWSNSHYIWKQFQRAGSLTGDRLWRFPLWRYYKDRVAEHLSFDLLNDGEGYASSCLAAAVLHELVPCSDWAHLDTYGTGLLSTYGLIPYLTAGRMTGRPTRTLVQFLYQIACPEQPK, encoded by the coding sequence ATGCGTGGACAACTGTTGCTGAAGGGACCCGCATTGGCGAGGAGCTTGAGCCGGTGCCGCGTAAGTGCCGTGCCCCAAATTGGATCTGTTCGTCATGTGACCGCCGGCTGTGCAGCTGGTGATACCGTCAAGGGCGGCAAAGGAATCGTCTTGGGCCTCTACGAAAAGGAGTCGGGCAAGGGACCTCGATTAACGCCTGCTGGCGAAAAGTTTGACGATCGTGTGCAGGGCAAGCTATCGGAATTGGTTTGCGAAACCAAATTAACTGGACGATTGGGTCGCGGCAAGGTCTTCAACAATGTGGACAGCGAGTTCAGATCCATTTGCGTGGTGGGCGTTGGTCTCGAAGGCATAGCCTTTAATGAACTGGAAATGCTGGACGAGGGTATGGAGAATGTGCGCATAGCTGCTGGAATCGGTGCCCGATCATTACAAAGTATTGGCTGCTCGGAAGTGCATGTGGATAATATGGACTATGCCGAACAGGCAGCCGAAGGTGCTGCACTGGCCATTTGGCGATATGAGGAGAATCTGGCGAAGAAGTATCGTAGCACTATACCGAAACTGGAGCTGCATGGTTCACCGGATGTCGAGTCCTGGACAAGGGGCCTCTTCAAGGCAGAGGCACAGAATTTGGCCAGAAGACTGTGTGATGCCCCAGCCAATTGTATGACACCGACAATTGTGGCACAGGCTGCAGTGGATTCACTATGCCCATGCGGCATCACCGTAGAGGTTCGCACCATGGAATGGATTGAACAGCAACATCTGAACTCCTTCCTGATGATTGCCAAAGGCAGTTGCGAACCACCCGTTCTCCTTGAGGTGGCCTATTGCGGCACCGCACCGGAAGATAAGCCCATTCTGCTGGTGGGTCAAGGCATAACCTTCAATTCAGGTGGCATCAATCTGCGTCCTTGCAAGGGCATGGATGAATTCCGCGGAGATCTCACTGGAGCGGCATGCATTTTGGCCGCCATGCGCGCAGCAGCTGCTCTATCTTTGCCCATCAATATAACTGCTGTGATACCACTGTGCGAGAATCTGCCGTCTGGAATGTCCTGCAAGCCTGGCGATGTGGTGACCTTACTCAATTCCAAATCTCTGGCGGTGCGTAATATAAGTCGAACAGGAGTGGTGGTCATCTCGGATCCCATGCTTTATGGTCAGATAACATACAAGCCCAGACTCGTCGTGGATGTGGGCTCCATGTGCAAGGGCGTAAAGAAGGCAGTTGGCGGTGGAGCCACTGGTATTTGGTCGAATTCTCACTATATATGGAAACAATTCCAGCGTGCCGGTTCCTTGACCGGTGATCGCTTGTGGCGATTCCCCTTATGGCGCTACTACAAGGATCGTGTGGCAGAGCACCTGAGCTTCGACCTACTGAACGATGGCGAGGGATATGCCTCGTCTTGCCTGGCAGCTGCTGTTCTCCACGAACTCGTGCCCTGCAGCGATTGGGCCCATTTGGATACCTATGGTACTGGACTATTGAGCACATATGGATTGATACCCTACTTGACAGCTGGCAGGATGACTGGCAGACCGACCAGGACATTGGTGCAGTTCCTCTACCAAATCGCCTGCCCCGAACAGCCTAAATAA
- the CG46430 gene encoding uncharacterized protein, whose protein sequence is MLLVLVVLQFISFTYGSEKNNQTYSECEAMTAKDEPNFAIVFQCLVANYNLNATLLDIMIKMDQFQQILNQISNEQEYKQSPFKKIDDILEIPSDLSGKDCQYRRQIMQAIRRKLEWYNVMDDTESTLFDYDDAIKPEISESAPENAVSKIELRTDYKMVLKEIRCLLAKSIRNTEPTVDAIESN, encoded by the exons ATGTTGCTAGTTCTTGTCGTGTTGCAATTTATAAGTTTTACTTATGGCAGTGAGAAGAATAACCAAACCTATTCAGAATGCGAGGCTATGACTGCAAAAGACGAGCCAAATTTTGCCATTGTTTTTCAATGTCTTGTTGCAAActataatttaaatgcaactCTATTGGATATTATGATAAAGATGGATCaatttcaacaaattttaaatcaaatttctaACGAACAGGAATATAAACAATCaccttttaaaaaaattgatgacattttagaaATACCTAGTGATTTATCCGGTAAAGATTGCCAATACAGACGACAAATAATGCAAGCCATACGCAGAAAACTGGAATGGTATAATGTTATGGACGATACGGAGTCTACACTTTTCGATTACGATGATGCCATAAAGCCAGAGATTTCTGAATCAGCACCGGAAAATGCGGTTTCAAAAATCGAACTGAGAACCGATTATAAAATGGTTTTAAAAGAGATCCGTTGCCTGCTGGCAAAATCCATACGAAATACAG aACCGACCGTTGATGCAATAGAaagcaattaa